From the Leptolyngbya sp. O-77 genome, one window contains:
- the trpS gene encoding tryptophan--tRNA ligase, translating to MGKQRVLSGIQPTGELHLGNYLGAIRNWVEIQEDYDSYLFMADLHAITVPHDPTRLAESTYKVAASYLASGISLEHATIFVQSHVPAHAELAWLLMCITPLNWLEDMIQFKEKAVKQGENVGAGLLSYPVLQAADILLYEPDKVPVGEDQKQHLELTRDIAARLNYQFGSEDAPVLKLPTPMIRAEGARVMSLTDGTKKMSKSDPSELSRINLLDSPEEIQRKIKRCKTDPIRGLEFDNPERPECTNLLTLYMILSGKTKDEVAKECAEMGWGQFKPLLTEVMISALKPIQDRYHEIMGEPGYLQQVLHEGKEKAEAIANITLTKVKKALGYALPV from the coding sequence ATGGGCAAGCAGCGCGTTCTCTCTGGCATTCAGCCAACTGGTGAGTTGCACTTGGGCAACTACCTCGGTGCCATTCGCAACTGGGTCGAAATTCAGGAAGACTACGACAGCTATCTATTTATGGCGGATTTGCACGCCATTACTGTGCCCCACGATCCTACACGACTGGCCGAAAGCACCTACAAAGTCGCCGCCTCTTACCTCGCCAGCGGCATTAGCCTGGAACACGCCACCATCTTTGTGCAGTCTCATGTGCCCGCCCACGCAGAGTTGGCCTGGCTGTTGATGTGCATTACGCCGCTGAACTGGCTGGAAGACATGATCCAGTTCAAGGAAAAGGCCGTGAAACAGGGCGAAAACGTCGGCGCAGGCCTGCTCAGCTATCCCGTGCTGCAAGCGGCAGACATTCTGCTGTACGAACCCGACAAAGTACCCGTCGGCGAAGACCAAAAGCAGCATCTGGAACTTACCCGCGACATTGCCGCCCGACTCAACTACCAGTTTGGCAGCGAAGACGCGCCAGTCCTGAAGTTGCCCACGCCGATGATTCGCGCTGAGGGCGCACGGGTGATGAGCCTGACCGACGGCACGAAAAAGATGTCAAAATCTGACCCGTCAGAGTTGAGCCGAATTAACCTGCTGGATTCGCCCGAGGAGATTCAGCGCAAGATCAAGCGCTGCAAAACTGACCCAATTCGCGGACTGGAGTTTGACAATCCTGAACGCCCGGAATGCACAAACCTGCTGACGCTTTACATGATCCTCTCGGGTAAGACGAAGGACGAAGTGGCGAAGGAATGTGCCGAGATGGGCTGGGGGCAGTTCAAACCGCTGCTGACGGAGGTCATGATTTCTGCGCTGAAGCCGATTCAGGATCGCTATCACGAGATTATGGGCGAACCGGGCTATTTGCAGCAGGTTTTGCATGAGGGCAAAGAAAAGGCAGAGGCGATCGCCAACATCACGCTAACTAAAGTGAAAAAGGCGCTGGGATACGCTTTGCCCGTTTGA
- a CDS encoding methylenetetrahydrofolate reductase, with amino-acid sequence MVTSSSLPAEPRSLAPSTRLQAAAGSGEFLITAEVMPPKGCDPTHMLQMAHLLKDWVHGVNITDGSRAVLRMSSLVAAALLLREGIEPIYQVACRDRNRIGLQADLMGAQALGIRNVLALTGDPIKAGDHPDAKPVFDLESVRLLRLIGNLNAGLDINEKQLTDGATSFFAGAAVDPQCPSWSGLQRRFERKVEAGAQFFQSQLITDFDRLDKFMHQIAANCNRPILAGIFLLKSAKNAQFINKNVPGAQIPQHIIDRLEKAPHPLEEGVAIAAEQVQMARQLCQGVHMMAVKREDLIPEILARAGLGKVSAVKS; translated from the coding sequence ATGGTTACCTCTTCATCCCTGCCTGCTGAACCCCGATCTCTGGCTCCTTCAACCCGCCTGCAAGCGGCTGCCGGGTCTGGCGAATTTTTGATCACTGCTGAGGTGATGCCGCCGAAAGGCTGCGACCCAACACACATGCTGCAAATGGCGCATTTGCTCAAGGACTGGGTGCATGGGGTCAACATTACCGATGGCAGTCGGGCGGTGCTGCGGATGTCGTCGCTGGTGGCGGCGGCGCTGCTGCTGCGGGAGGGCATCGAGCCGATTTATCAGGTGGCCTGCCGCGATCGCAATCGAATTGGGCTACAGGCAGACCTGATGGGGGCGCAGGCGCTGGGCATTCGCAATGTGCTGGCGCTGACAGGCGACCCGATCAAGGCGGGCGATCATCCCGATGCCAAGCCCGTGTTTGACCTGGAATCGGTGCGGCTGCTGCGATTGATCGGCAACCTGAATGCGGGGCTGGATATTAATGAGAAGCAGCTGACGGATGGGGCGACCAGCTTTTTTGCTGGGGCAGCGGTCGATCCGCAGTGCCCAAGCTGGTCGGGACTCCAGCGCCGATTTGAGCGGAAGGTCGAGGCGGGGGCACAGTTTTTCCAGAGTCAGTTGATTACTGATTTTGACCGTCTGGACAAGTTCATGCACCAGATTGCGGCCAACTGCAACCGACCGATTCTGGCAGGCATTTTTTTGCTGAAGTCTGCCAAAAACGCCCAGTTTATTAACAAAAACGTGCCCGGTGCCCAGATTCCCCAACACATTATCGATCGCCTGGAAAAAGCACCCCATCCGCTAGAAGAAGGCGTGGCGATCGCCGCTGAGCAGGTGCAGATGGCGCGGCAACTCTGCCAAGGCGTTCACATGATGGCGGTGAAGCGGGAAGACCTAATTCCAGAGATTTTGGCGCGGGCGGGATTGGGAAAAGTATCAGCGGTCAAAAGTTAG
- a CDS encoding PAS domain-containing sensor histidine kinase produces MGILDFLLGLLIGLGLLCWQQVRQRQRLTRLLRELRAADVETSPFSATSQLALTVARQQRIQQQLEAEVSTYRSILEAAPVGYLHLDDENRLVWCNPEARSLLDLTPAPPNQSEGPRLLLELVRSYELDDLVEQARNSKTLCQKDWVFYPVSPDVLQLTRQRSYVLRGYAVPMPKQHVGVFLESRQEAVQLRQQLDRWASDVAHELKTPLTSIRLIAETLQTRLDPALRGWVNRLIGESIRLSDLVQDLLDLALIDRESSQCLHLRQVNLPDLVQAAWLNLEPLSRKKQVQLSYQGPESLPVQIDEARIYRVLMNLLDNSIKYSPPWETVTVRISTGLAEESTHSSSATGVWLEVFDAGTGFAEQDLPHVFERFYRADPARSRLPPNRSGSPGASNASHSNPSHSNSSHSSEAEPYHRTSSGLGLAIVRQIVEAHHGVVLASNHPETGGAWLRIWLPQDGLEPEPHKQPPAGLESKLYEEPKADVGSASLLE; encoded by the coding sequence GTGGGTATTCTCGATTTCTTGCTGGGGCTGCTCATTGGTTTGGGGCTACTGTGCTGGCAGCAGGTTCGCCAGCGTCAGCGCCTCACCCGACTGCTCCGGGAGCTGCGGGCCGCAGATGTAGAAACTTCTCCCTTTTCGGCTACGTCTCAGCTTGCCCTGACGGTAGCCCGCCAGCAGCGGATTCAGCAGCAGTTGGAGGCGGAGGTGTCTACCTACCGCTCTATCTTGGAGGCTGCGCCCGTTGGCTATCTGCATCTCGATGATGAAAACCGCTTGGTCTGGTGCAACCCCGAAGCGCGATCGCTCTTAGACCTCACCCCCGCGCCGCCGAACCAGTCCGAAGGTCCTCGCTTGCTGCTGGAACTGGTGCGCTCCTACGAGCTAGACGACCTCGTGGAGCAAGCCCGCAATTCCAAAACGCTATGCCAGAAAGACTGGGTGTTCTACCCCGTTAGTCCAGACGTGTTGCAGCTGACTCGCCAGCGCTCTTACGTGCTGCGGGGCTATGCAGTTCCCATGCCCAAGCAGCATGTCGGCGTGTTTTTGGAAAGCCGTCAAGAAGCGGTGCAGCTCAGGCAGCAGCTTGATCGCTGGGCTTCCGACGTCGCCCACGAGCTAAAAACCCCCCTCACCTCTATCCGACTGATTGCCGAAACACTGCAAACTCGACTCGATCCAGCGCTGCGGGGCTGGGTCAATCGGCTAATTGGGGAATCTATTCGTCTCAGTGACCTGGTGCAAGACTTGCTAGACCTGGCGCTGATCGACCGCGAATCGTCTCAATGCCTGCATCTGAGACAGGTCAATCTGCCCGACCTGGTGCAGGCGGCCTGGCTCAATCTGGAGCCGTTGTCTCGCAAAAAGCAGGTGCAGTTGAGCTATCAGGGGCCCGAGTCTTTGCCAGTGCAGATCGATGAGGCCCGAATTTATCGCGTGCTGATGAACCTGCTAGACAACAGCATTAAATACAGTCCGCCCTGGGAAACGGTCACGGTGCGAATCAGCACAGGACTTGCAGAGGAATCTACTCACAGCAGTTCTGCAACCGGCGTTTGGCTGGAAGTGTTTGACGCAGGAACCGGATTTGCAGAGCAAGACTTGCCCCATGTGTTTGAGCGGTTCTATCGGGCCGACCCAGCGCGATCGCGCTTGCCGCCCAACCGCTCTGGCAGTCCCGGAGCGTCGAATGCATCTCATTCAAATCCATCTCATTCAAATTCATCTCATTCGAGTGAAGCCGAGCCATACCACCGCACCAGCAGTGGTCTGGGTCTGGCAATTGTTCGGCAAATTGTGGAAGCCCATCACGGTGTGGTGCTGGCCAGCAACCATCCAGAAACAGGTGGCGCGTGGTTGCGGATTTGGCTACCGCAGGACGGGCTAGAACCGGAGCCTCACAAGCAGCCACCGGCCGGGCTGGAAAGCAAGCTCTATGAAGAGCCAAAGGCTGATGTGGGTTCTGCAAGCCTATTGGAATAG
- the msrB gene encoding peptide-methionine (R)-S-oxide reductase MsrB yields MKKRYFLGISTAVLGVAWLSRYLPGQQGASEAIASTTFEITKTEAEWRAILTPEQFRVLRQHGTEYPGSSPLDKEYGNGTYVCAACDLPLFSSETKYDSGTGWPSFSAPIQGAIGTSIDNSFLMTRTEVHCRRCGGHLGHVFDDGPAPTGLRYCMNGVALRFVPA; encoded by the coding sequence ATGAAGAAGCGATACTTTTTAGGCATCAGTACGGCAGTGTTGGGGGTAGCGTGGCTTTCTCGCTACTTGCCCGGACAGCAGGGGGCAAGCGAGGCGATCGCCAGTACGACGTTCGAGATCACCAAAACAGAGGCAGAGTGGCGAGCCATTCTGACACCGGAACAGTTTCGCGTGCTGCGGCAGCACGGCACCGAGTATCCCGGCAGCAGCCCGCTAGATAAGGAATATGGCAACGGCACCTATGTTTGCGCGGCTTGCGACCTGCCGCTGTTTAGCTCCGAAACAAAGTATGACAGTGGCACAGGCTGGCCCAGCTTCTCTGCACCCATTCAAGGGGCGATCGGCACAAGCATCGACAATTCTTTTCTGATGACCCGCACAGAGGTTCACTGTCGCCGCTGCGGGGGACACCTGGGGCATGTGTTTGACGATGGCCCAGCACCCACAGGTCTTCGCTATTGCATGAATGGCGTTGCGCTGAGGTTTGTTCCAGCTTAG